The proteins below come from a single Desulfitobacterium metallireducens DSM 15288 genomic window:
- the moaC gene encoding cyclic pyranopterin monophosphate synthase MoaC, which translates to MDLTHIDEQGRARMVDVTEKVETSRVAVAKGTVSMNEETLKRIQQGGIAKGDVLGVAQVAGIMAAKETSNLIPMCHPLAITSAKLNFKVIPPETVEIESIVKVTGKTGVEMEALTAVSVAALTIYDMCKAIDKTMVIGEIRLIEKMGGKSGHFIREEYIGQ; encoded by the coding sequence ATGGATTTAACACATATTGACGAACAAGGCCGTGCGCGCATGGTTGATGTAACGGAAAAAGTTGAGACTTCTCGCGTTGCCGTTGCTAAAGGAACTGTTAGCATGAATGAGGAAACGCTTAAGCGAATTCAGCAAGGGGGAATTGCTAAAGGCGATGTTTTAGGTGTAGCCCAAGTTGCAGGAATCATGGCCGCTAAAGAGACTTCTAATTTAATACCGATGTGCCATCCCTTGGCAATTACCAGTGCGAAGCTTAACTTCAAGGTAATTCCGCCAGAGACGGTGGAAATCGAAAGCATAGTTAAAGTTACGGGCAAAACAGGAGTGGAGATGGAAGCACTGACTGCGGTGAGCGTTGCGGCTCTAACCATATATGATATGTGCAAAGCCATCGACAAAACGATGGTCATCGGAGAAATCCGCCTGATCGAGAAGATGGGCGGTAAGAGTGGGCATTTTATCCGCGAAGAATACATTGGGCAATAG
- a CDS encoding MOSC domain-containing protein, translated as MGKIVAVCTSPKKGMRKKNIGEGTLKVKFGIEGDAHGGDWHRQVSLLAMESIHKMQAKGLDVGPGDFAENLTTEGIDLVSLPIGTKLKIGENGLGEVTQIGKECHAHCAIYYQAGDCVMPREGIFIRVLEGGPVRVGDSIGVIENA; from the coding sequence ATGGGTAAAATTGTTGCTGTTTGTACGAGTCCGAAAAAAGGTATGCGTAAGAAAAACATAGGGGAAGGGACACTCAAAGTTAAATTTGGAATTGAAGGAGATGCCCATGGCGGTGATTGGCATCGCCAAGTCAGCCTGCTGGCCATGGAAAGTATCCACAAGATGCAAGCCAAGGGCTTAGATGTGGGGCCAGGTGACTTTGCAGAAAACTTAACAACTGAAGGAATCGATCTCGTCAGTCTGCCGATTGGAACAAAACTTAAAATCGGAGAAAATGGCTTGGGGGAAGTCACGCAAATTGGCAAGGAATGTCATGCTCATTGCGCAATTTATTATCAGGCGGGAGATTGTGTCATGCCTAGAGAGGGAATATTCATCCGGGTGCTGGAGGGCGGTCCTGTCCGAGTGGGCGACTCTATTGGAGTGATTGAAAATGCTTAA
- a CDS encoding MogA/MoaB family molybdenum cofactor biosynthesis protein, whose protein sequence is MLKVGVITASDKGSRGEREDLSGQLLKELVQEINGKVILYIVLPDDQKLLADRMKVWTDVEEVDLILTTGGTGFSLRDVTPEATLSIADRLVPGIAEVMRMESLKVTPKAMLSRAVAVLRKRTLIINMPGSPKAVKECWQAISPALNHGIQILKGEASECAEPIKA, encoded by the coding sequence ATGCTTAAGGTAGGTGTAATAACTGCCAGTGACAAAGGATCGCGGGGCGAACGCGAGGACCTTTCGGGGCAGCTTTTAAAAGAACTTGTTCAAGAGATCAACGGGAAAGTTATCCTCTATATTGTGCTGCCGGATGATCAAAAACTTTTGGCAGATAGAATGAAGGTTTGGACTGATGTAGAAGAGGTTGATCTCATTCTTACAACCGGAGGGACAGGATTTTCGCTTCGCGATGTGACACCTGAAGCAACCCTTTCTATCGCCGATCGACTTGTGCCAGGCATAGCTGAGGTCATGCGGATGGAAAGTCTAAAAGTTACCCCGAAAGCAATGCTCAGTCGGGCCGTTGCCGTGCTACGTAAACGTACGCTGATCATCAATATGCCAGGTTCACCTAAAGCGGTTAAAGAATGTTGGCAGGCTATATCCCCAGCGTTAAACCATGGCATTCAGATTCTAAAAGGGGAAGCAAGTGAATGTGCTGAACCGATTAAGGCATAA
- the moaA gene encoding GTP 3',8-cyclase MoaA, which translates to MMDSYGRNINYLRLSVTGMCNLRCNYCMPEKGITKKAHKEIISLETIEQLAVSAVKLGFEKIRITGGEPLVRKGIIDVIQEIAQLKTRGLKDLGLTTNGTLLRNYADQLKKAGLTRVNVSLDSLDPEKYSQITRGGRLSDVLEGIQAAKEAKLLPLKLNVVLIGGVNDDEISEFVNLTLEDDVEVRFIELMPIGEASRWDQDHFLTGTEILKRVPELLPLAVKGQGAVARLYKLPNSKGRVGIISPLSNHFCNYCNRLRITPDGKLKPCLHSDLELDIRNYGEDYERFLLDGICAKPNRHYIQNENYEPILRNMNEIGG; encoded by the coding sequence ATGATGGATTCTTACGGAAGAAATATTAATTACCTAAGGCTATCTGTAACGGGTATGTGCAATTTAAGATGTAACTATTGTATGCCGGAAAAGGGAATCACGAAGAAAGCACATAAAGAGATTATAAGTCTGGAAACGATTGAACAACTTGCGGTTAGTGCAGTCAAATTGGGCTTTGAGAAAATACGAATTACTGGGGGAGAACCTCTTGTCAGGAAAGGAATTATTGATGTTATTCAGGAAATCGCTCAGCTAAAAACGCGCGGCCTAAAAGATTTAGGTCTGACGACGAATGGAACTCTGCTCCGCAACTATGCAGACCAACTAAAAAAAGCGGGGTTAACAAGAGTGAATGTAAGCCTTGATAGTTTGGATCCGGAAAAGTATTCTCAAATTACGAGAGGCGGCAGACTTTCCGATGTCCTTGAAGGGATTCAAGCGGCAAAAGAGGCAAAGTTATTGCCTTTAAAACTTAACGTTGTCCTTATTGGCGGCGTTAATGATGATGAGATCAGTGAATTTGTGAACTTAACCTTAGAGGATGATGTTGAAGTACGCTTTATCGAACTGATGCCTATTGGTGAGGCAAGCCGTTGGGATCAGGACCACTTCTTGACAGGTACCGAGATTTTAAAGCGAGTTCCGGAATTGCTTCCTTTAGCCGTTAAAGGGCAGGGGGCAGTAGCTCGCCTTTATAAACTTCCGAATAGTAAAGGCAGAGTGGGAATCATTAGTCCGTTAAGCAATCATTTCTGCAACTACTGCAATCGGCTTAGAATTACACCGGATGGTAAACTCAAACCGTGTCTGCATTCCGATCTGGAACTCGATATTCGGAATTATGGAGAAGATTATGAACGGTTCTTATTGGATGGTATTTGTGCAAAGCCCAATAGACACTACATTCAAAATGAAAATTATGAGCCGATTTTGCGGAACATGAATGAGATAGGCGGTTAA
- a CDS encoding LysR family transcriptional regulator has protein sequence MEWNQLQYFQTVAQLEHFTRASETLSVSQPTLSRAIARLEEELGVPLFDRQGRTVSLNRYGQIFLNRVNRGIQEISEGIEEIQNLIDCSDGSISLGFLPSQGSSLVPDLLGLFRKDYPTIRFQLYQNITHNILDQLESSKLDFCICTEPYSHKNAKWIPLSTEELFVIVPKEHPLARKGNIKLKELADESFITFKRELTLGEMTDRFFKEAGFIPRITFEGEEVGTIAGLVAANLGIALIPHNKGLDMTEIAQLRISEPICQRIIGLVWITNRYMSPAALRFLKFVQNHF, from the coding sequence ATGGAGTGGAATCAACTTCAGTACTTTCAAACGGTGGCTCAATTAGAACACTTTACCCGAGCATCAGAAACTCTTTCAGTCTCCCAGCCTACCTTAAGTCGGGCTATTGCACGCTTAGAGGAAGAATTAGGCGTACCTTTGTTTGACCGTCAAGGACGAACGGTTTCCCTCAACCGCTATGGTCAAATCTTCTTAAACCGAGTGAATCGCGGGATACAAGAAATCTCTGAAGGCATAGAGGAAATTCAAAATCTTATAGATTGTTCTGATGGCAGTATCTCTCTTGGTTTTCTTCCCTCGCAGGGATCGAGTCTAGTCCCAGACTTACTTGGCTTATTTCGAAAAGACTATCCAACGATACGGTTTCAACTCTATCAAAATATAACCCATAATATCCTAGACCAATTAGAAAGCTCAAAGCTTGATTTTTGCATTTGTACTGAACCTTATTCACATAAAAATGCGAAGTGGATTCCTTTATCGACGGAAGAATTATTTGTTATTGTTCCTAAGGAACATCCACTTGCCCGAAAAGGCAATATCAAATTAAAGGAGCTGGCCGATGAATCGTTTATAACATTTAAAAGAGAACTAACCTTAGGGGAAATGACTGACAGATTTTTTAAAGAGGCTGGATTCATACCCCGTATAACCTTTGAAGGGGAAGAAGTAGGAACGATTGCTGGACTTGTTGCCGCAAATCTTGGAATCGCACTAATTCCTCATAACAAGGGTTTAGATATGACAGAAATAGCGCAATTGCGAATATCTGAACCCATCTGCCAAAGAATCATCGGTTTAGTATGGATTACAAATCGATATATGTCCCCTGCCGCTCTCCGTTTTTTAAAATTTGTTCAAAATCACTTCTGA
- a CDS encoding MFS transporter, which yields MDTYIQHGTPAFRKTNIAFFAGGFTTFAILYCTQPILPELSREFNISPAMSSLSLSAATISMAISMLFVGSISEVRGRKPIMIFSLLAASILSLFTSVVSKFQVLLLFRMLQGIILAGLPSVAMAYLSEEIEPASLGVAMGLYISGNSVGGMSGRIIIGTLSDIFNWHIALAVIGVLSVLASLLFLYMLPASKNFRPRKMEIVKLTKSMLGHLRDPGLLCLYAIAFLLMGSFVTLYNYIGYQLMAPPYSLSQTLVGWIFIVYIVGTFSSTWMGQLADKYGRRKVLWIVLLLMFLGVCITLSTNLIFKIAGMVLFTFCFFGSHSIASSWVGLRATHDKAQASSLYLFFYYVGSSVGGTSGGIFWMHFGWSGVVSMISCFLILAFILSIGLSRIAPVVKIGLNFNN from the coding sequence GTGGATACCTATATTCAGCATGGAACACCTGCATTCCGTAAAACTAATATTGCTTTTTTTGCAGGGGGTTTTACAACCTTCGCTATTTTGTACTGTACACAGCCTATACTCCCTGAACTCTCCAGGGAATTTAATATTTCTCCGGCAATGTCAAGCTTGTCTCTTTCAGCGGCAACAATATCAATGGCCATAAGCATGTTATTTGTTGGTTCAATATCAGAAGTTCGGGGTCGCAAACCTATCATGATTTTCTCGCTCTTGGCAGCGTCCATACTTTCCTTATTTACATCCGTAGTCTCAAAGTTTCAAGTTCTATTATTATTCCGAATGCTTCAAGGAATTATCTTAGCTGGATTACCATCTGTTGCAATGGCCTACCTCAGCGAAGAGATAGAACCAGCCAGTTTAGGTGTTGCTATGGGATTATATATCAGCGGAAATTCAGTGGGGGGTATGAGTGGGCGGATTATCATTGGGACGTTATCAGACATTTTCAACTGGCATATTGCTTTAGCGGTTATTGGGGTGTTAAGTGTTTTGGCTAGTCTTTTGTTTTTATATATGTTACCTGCCTCTAAGAACTTTAGACCGCGTAAGATGGAGATTGTAAAGTTAACTAAATCTATGCTTGGTCATTTACGGGACCCAGGCTTACTTTGCTTGTATGCAATTGCTTTCTTACTTATGGGAAGTTTCGTAACATTATATAATTATATTGGTTACCAGTTAATGGCGCCCCCTTATTCCCTTAGCCAAACCTTAGTCGGCTGGATTTTTATTGTTTATATTGTAGGGACTTTTAGTTCGACATGGATGGGTCAGCTCGCAGACAAATATGGGCGTCGAAAAGTCCTTTGGATTGTATTGCTTCTTATGTTCTTGGGGGTATGTATAACTTTAAGTACGAATTTGATCTTTAAAATTGCGGGCATGGTCCTGTTTACCTTTTGTTTTTTTGGAAGCCATTCGATTGCAAGCAGCTGGGTAGGTCTTAGAGCAACACACGATAAAGCTCAGGCCTCTTCACTTTACCTCTTTTTCTACTATGTAGGATCAAGTGTTGGCGGTACATCGGGAGGTATCTTTTGGATGCACTTTGGATGGAGTGGAGTTGTCAGCATGATAAGTTGTTTTCTTATTCTAGCTTTTATCCTATCTATAGGGCTATCCCGAATTGCTCCTGTTGTGAAAATAGGGCTAAATTTTAATAATTAA